From Streptomyces yatensis, one genomic window encodes:
- a CDS encoding HAMP domain-containing sensor histidine kinase, whose amino-acid sequence MRQRVMRVAVAAVLVALVLLATPLALGIQTSFFADERDELERVALAAAIHVPPQFVAGDQVELPAHERGTDVGVYDLSGRLRDGSGPRRADAIARAARGGAAARGRADHQLVVAVPIATGEQVIGVVRASTGTSQVWYRVILAWLGLAGTALVALVTAVVVARRQARTLTAPLEALSEKAGAVADGDLTARAEGSAIAEIDQVARTQNTMVERLARWLEHERHFTSNASHQLRTSLAGLQLGLDAAAADPDADLRAAVTEALEQVRHLQQTVDEVLRLARASHPGVPATARPTAEVVEGVERRWHGTFAAEGRRLDFGVEPGGEDLWIPDRTAEQILDVLLDNALRHGRGAVEVTVREMGVAVAVDVSDEGSLTLDRRAVFERGATTSRAGSGIGLTLAREMAEAAGGRLTLARTAPTTFTLLLPVMEPPPPPE is encoded by the coding sequence ATGAGACAGCGTGTGATGCGGGTGGCAGTGGCGGCGGTGCTGGTGGCACTCGTCCTCCTCGCCACGCCGCTGGCGCTCGGGATCCAGACGTCCTTCTTCGCGGACGAGCGCGATGAGCTGGAACGCGTGGCCCTGGCGGCCGCCATCCATGTGCCCCCGCAGTTCGTGGCGGGCGACCAGGTGGAACTCCCCGCCCATGAGCGGGGGACCGATGTCGGGGTGTACGACCTCTCCGGGCGGCTGCGCGACGGCAGTGGTCCCAGGAGGGCGGACGCGATCGCCCGGGCGGCCCGGGGTGGGGCGGCGGCCCGGGGGCGCGCCGACCACCAGCTCGTGGTGGCCGTGCCCATAGCGACCGGGGAGCAGGTGATCGGTGTGGTCCGCGCCTCGACCGGCACATCTCAGGTCTGGTATCGCGTCATCCTGGCTTGGCTCGGCCTGGCCGGCACCGCCCTGGTGGCTCTGGTCACGGCCGTCGTGGTGGCACGCCGGCAGGCGCGCACGCTCACCGCACCGTTGGAGGCGCTCTCGGAGAAGGCCGGAGCGGTGGCGGACGGGGATCTGACCGCGCGCGCTGAAGGCAGCGCGATCGCCGAGATCGACCAGGTGGCGCGTACCCAGAACACCATGGTCGAGCGCCTGGCCCGATGGCTCGAGCACGAGCGTCACTTCACCTCCAACGCCTCCCATCAGCTGCGCACCTCGCTGGCCGGTCTGCAGCTGGGTCTGGACGCGGCCGCCGCCGATCCCGACGCGGATCTGCGAGCGGCGGTGACCGAGGCCCTGGAGCAGGTCCGGCATCTTCAGCAGACGGTGGACGAGGTGCTGCGGCTGGCCAGGGCGTCGCACCCCGGCGTTCCCGCGACCGCCCGGCCCACTGCCGAGGTGGTCGAGGGGGTGGAGCGCCGCTGGCACGGCACATTCGCCGCCGAGGGCCGTCGTCTGGACTTCGGCGTCGAGCCCGGCGGGGAAGATCTGTGGATCCCCGACCGCACCGCCGAACAGATCCTGGACGTCCTGCTGGACAACGCCCTGCGTCACGGCCGCGGCGCGGTCGAGGTCACGGTGCGCGAGATGGGCGTCGCGGTCGCCGTGGACGTGTCCGATGAGGGCTCGCTGACGCTCGACCGGCGAGCCGTCTTCGAGCGGGGGGCGACGACATCGCGGGCCGGCAGTGGCATCGGGCTGACGCTGGCACGGGAAATGGCCGAGGCGGCAGGGGGGCGGCTCACCCTCGCCCGGACGGCGCCAACCACCTTCACCCTGCTGCTGCCGGTCATGGAGCCACCGCCGCCACCGGAGTGA
- a CDS encoding carbon-phosphorus lyase complex subunit PhnI, translated as MGYSGARGGLEAILAAEDLVRRKRDHAPAPWSSTEQITARFRLAVDRVMGEAGLYDEPTAADAFRQAEGDTLEASHLLRAQRSTLPRLAVSEPVDPGEMTVIRRIVPAFREPDGPQLLGRTSDYTGRLLERPDGRPEPDQEDHAGTSSAERTEEQRSPRRFMDLLRKMELLAEGRTTDDPEPHDITRKPARPPADRSAVLAAMARAESGALVALWYRSILGPDGDVHEITLGELRHGRLPLRVRHPHTGNPVAVGEFRVTEAEAIEDLDGADEDRTRFDIGYGLCFGHNERKAIAMANLDIANRRFGRSGPLEQLLLLTIDGLDSGGFLEHLKLPHYVTFRSMVERKQAMRAAAEAGEDPPARAAEPAGKDCR; from the coding sequence ATGGGGTACTCGGGAGCACGCGGAGGACTCGAGGCGATTCTCGCCGCCGAGGACCTGGTCCGCCGCAAGCGGGACCACGCGCCCGCGCCGTGGTCGTCCACCGAGCAGATCACCGCCCGGTTCCGGCTGGCCGTCGACCGGGTGATGGGCGAGGCCGGGCTGTACGACGAGCCCACCGCGGCCGACGCCTTCCGGCAGGCCGAGGGGGACACCCTGGAGGCATCGCACCTGCTGCGCGCGCAGCGGTCCACCCTGCCGCGGCTGGCGGTCAGCGAACCCGTCGACCCGGGCGAGATGACCGTGATACGCCGCATCGTGCCGGCGTTCCGCGAGCCCGACGGACCGCAGCTGCTCGGCCGCACCTCCGACTACACCGGCCGCCTGCTGGAGCGGCCCGACGGCCGGCCGGAGCCGGACCAGGAGGACCACGCCGGGACGAGTTCCGCGGAGCGCACCGAGGAGCAGCGCAGCCCCCGCCGGTTCATGGACCTGCTGCGGAAGATGGAGCTGCTCGCCGAGGGGCGCACCACCGACGATCCGGAGCCGCACGACATCACCCGCAAGCCCGCCCGGCCGCCCGCCGACCGCTCCGCCGTCCTGGCCGCCATGGCCCGCGCCGAATCCGGTGCGCTGGTGGCGCTGTGGTACCGCTCGATCCTCGGGCCGGACGGCGATGTGCACGAGATCACCCTGGGCGAGCTGCGGCACGGCCGGCTGCCGCTGCGGGTCCGCCACCCGCACACCGGGAACCCCGTCGCCGTAGGCGAGTTCCGGGTCACCGAGGCCGAGGCCATCGAGGACCTGGACGGTGCGGACGAGGACCGTACGCGCTTCGACATCGGCTACGGCCTGTGCTTCGGGCACAACGAGCGCAAGGCGATCGCCATGGCCAACCTGGACATCGCCAACCGCCGGTTCGGCCGCAGCGGGCCGCTGGAGCAATTGCTGCTGCTCACCATCGACGGCCTCGACTCGGGCGGCTTCCTGGAGCACCTGAAGCTCCCCCACTACGTCACCTTCCGCTCGATGGTCGAGCGCAAGCAAGCCATGCGGGCCGCCGCCGAGGCGGGAGAGGACCCGCCCGCGCGGGCCGCCGAGCCCGCCGGAAAGGACTGCCGATGA
- a CDS encoding alpha-D-ribose 1-methylphosphonate 5-phosphate C-P-lyase PhnJ produces the protein MSTTYDTPQVSGIGALVAEADAGSPPAGILDEDAKREIRRAALAAVCVPGYQVPFGSREMPVARGWGSGGLQITLGVIGAEDTVKVIDQGDDAGVNATNLRRMIAGTTGCGESADTREATVVQTRHRIPEEALGARHVLVYQVPVPEPLRGVQKSVAECARMHAEGDYSAMWVSLYEDIVRNGMITASTGYPVLVGGRYVMATSPIPRWDVPRLHEAEHLNLFGAGREKRIYAVPPHTEVRPLTFDDVPFEVEHEPGGRCKFCGSDDVYLVNAGTEGAFACSDTEWCARVQAGDADTGAHRERAPLALLPDPAVRAGRRGAPVTPAVATDDAPAPARRTRADGPEWALRVDGIGKVHGAGGASAVPGTGPEHATAISPSTGAVVAAWDVSFDVAPGEALGLIGESGSGKSTVLRCVIGDEPATAGQVHLASVDDGASEVLALPAAVRRRLRIDSMAVVYQDPAAGLDLRVSAGGNIAERLTAAGWRGYHAIRRRAAELLDRVEVPLSRMDDPVHTFSGGMRQRVQIAKALATEPPVLLLDEPTTGLDASVAAGVLDLLRSLLAERDVAAVVVSHDFSVIEALTDRTLVMQMGRVVEQGLTDQLFHDPHHPYTQRLVAAARR, from the coding sequence ATGAGCACGACGTACGACACACCGCAGGTGTCCGGGATCGGCGCGCTCGTCGCCGAGGCGGACGCGGGCAGCCCGCCTGCCGGGATCCTCGACGAGGACGCCAAGCGGGAGATCCGCCGGGCCGCGCTCGCCGCGGTCTGCGTGCCCGGCTACCAAGTCCCGTTCGGCTCCCGGGAGATGCCGGTGGCGCGCGGCTGGGGCTCGGGCGGACTGCAGATCACCCTGGGGGTGATCGGCGCCGAGGACACCGTGAAGGTGATCGACCAGGGCGATGACGCCGGGGTCAACGCCACCAATCTGCGCCGGATGATCGCCGGGACCACCGGGTGCGGCGAGTCCGCCGACACCCGGGAGGCCACGGTCGTACAGACCCGGCACCGCATCCCCGAGGAGGCCCTGGGCGCCCGGCATGTGCTGGTCTACCAGGTGCCGGTGCCCGAGCCGCTGCGCGGTGTGCAGAAGTCGGTGGCCGAATGCGCGCGGATGCACGCCGAGGGCGACTACTCCGCGATGTGGGTCAGCCTCTACGAGGACATCGTCCGCAACGGCATGATCACCGCGAGCACCGGCTACCCGGTGCTGGTCGGCGGCCGCTATGTGATGGCGACCAGCCCCATCCCGCGCTGGGACGTGCCACGGCTCCACGAGGCCGAGCACCTCAATCTCTTCGGCGCCGGCCGGGAGAAGCGCATCTACGCGGTGCCCCCGCACACCGAGGTGCGGCCCCTGACCTTCGACGACGTGCCCTTCGAGGTCGAGCACGAGCCGGGCGGGCGCTGCAAGTTCTGCGGCAGCGACGACGTCTACCTCGTCAACGCCGGTACCGAGGGCGCCTTCGCCTGCAGCGACACCGAGTGGTGCGCGCGGGTCCAGGCCGGGGACGCCGACACCGGCGCCCACCGGGAGCGCGCCCCGCTGGCGCTGCTGCCCGATCCGGCAGTCCGCGCGGGTCGCCGGGGCGCGCCCGTGACCCCTGCCGTCGCGACGGACGACGCGCCGGCGCCCGCCCGCAGGACCCGGGCCGACGGTCCCGAGTGGGCCCTGCGCGTCGACGGCATCGGCAAGGTGCACGGCGCGGGTGGCGCGTCGGCCGTACCCGGCACGGGTCCCGAGCACGCCACCGCGATCAGCCCGTCCACCGGTGCGGTGGTCGCCGCCTGGGACGTCTCCTTCGACGTGGCGCCGGGCGAGGCCCTGGGCCTCATCGGCGAGTCGGGCTCCGGCAAGTCCACCGTGCTGCGCTGTGTCATCGGCGACGAGCCGGCCACGGCCGGACAGGTCCACCTGGCCTCGGTGGACGACGGCGCGTCCGAGGTGCTCGCGCTGCCCGCGGCCGTACGGCGGCGGCTGCGGATCGACTCGATGGCCGTGGTCTACCAGGACCCGGCCGCCGGGCTCGACCTGCGCGTCTCCGCCGGCGGCAATATCGCCGAGCGGCTGACCGCGGCGGGCTGGCGCGGCTATCACGCCATCCGGCGCCGCGCGGCGGAGCTGCTGGACCGGGTCGAGGTGCCGCTGTCCCGCATGGACGACCCGGTGCACACCTTCTCCGGCGGCATGCGGCAGCGCGTGCAGATCGCCAAGGCTCTGGCCACCGAACCGCCCGTCCTGCTGCTCGACGAGCCCACCACCGGTCTGGACGCCTCCGTCGCCGCCGGTGTGCTCGATCTGCTGCGGAGCCTGCTCGCCGAGCGGGACGTGGCCGCCGTGGTCGTCAGCCACGACTTCTCGGTGATCGAGGCGCTGACCGACCGCACGCTGGTCATGCAGATGGGCCGGGTCGTCGAACAGGGCCTGACCGACCAGCTCTTCCACGATCCCCACCACCCCTACACCCAGCGGCTCGTCGCCGCCGCCCGGAGGTGA
- a CDS encoding inositol monophosphatase family protein, with the protein MSGRIPWPVPQPHLPSGVHPALAEATRAATDAFRAAREAYDRAQLAEKVQVGADGTPTMRLDILVDTAIAEVVNAHRINLLSEELGHIDNGSAVTLVTDPVDGTANAASGVPLSAFAGVIAVDGVPKEALTSWLDTGRCWHTVAGRPSPYRTNGRTELDGAAVSLLRPQAHIADAWWRVATRAARIRILSTSCLEAVLVAEGSTDAFADAGSDTHRIVDLAAAMVTVPAAGGAVIDVHGRPLEIDPDLTRRWSGVVAATPRLAEELAETIRGTEDR; encoded by the coding sequence ATGAGCGGCCGGATCCCCTGGCCGGTGCCCCAACCGCACCTGCCCTCCGGCGTCCACCCGGCGCTGGCGGAGGCGACCCGGGCCGCCACGGACGCGTTCCGCGCCGCGCGCGAGGCGTACGACCGGGCCCAGCTGGCCGAGAAGGTGCAGGTCGGCGCGGACGGTACGCCCACCATGCGGCTGGACATCCTGGTGGACACCGCGATCGCCGAGGTCGTCAACGCCCACCGGATCAATCTGCTCAGCGAGGAGCTGGGCCATATCGACAACGGCTCCGCCGTCACCCTGGTCACCGACCCGGTGGACGGCACGGCGAACGCCGCCTCCGGGGTCCCCCTGTCCGCGTTCGCGGGCGTCATCGCCGTGGACGGGGTGCCGAAGGAGGCGCTGACCAGCTGGCTGGACACCGGGCGCTGCTGGCACACGGTGGCGGGCCGGCCGTCGCCGTACCGCACGAACGGCCGCACCGAGCTGGACGGCGCGGCGGTGAGCCTGCTGCGGCCGCAGGCGCATATCGCCGACGCGTGGTGGCGGGTGGCGACGCGGGCGGCCAGGATCCGCATCCTGTCCACGAGTTGCCTGGAAGCGGTGCTGGTGGCCGAGGGGTCGACGGACGCGTTCGCCGACGCCGGCTCCGACACCCACCGGATCGTGGACCTGGCGGCCGCGATGGTGACGGTCCCCGCGGCGGGCGGCGCGGTGATCGATGTGCACGGGCGACCGCTGGAGATCGACCCCGACCTCACCCGCCGCTGGTCGGGTGTGGTCGCGGCGACCCCGCGGCTCGCGGAGGAACTGGCGGAGACCATCCGCGGAACGGAGGACCGATGA
- a CDS encoding response regulator transcription factor, which produces MRVLVVEDHPMLGRALVHGLTTEGFAVDLATDGEEGLYRVGETAYDAIVLDIMLPRVNGYDVCRRLRAAEDWTPVLMLTAKDGEYDEADGLDIGADDYLTKPFSYVVLTARLHALIRRGHSPRPPVLSVGDLLLDPGGRTCVRAGTPIELTTREFSLLEYLVRHEGQVVSKQEILTHVWAEHFDLDPNVVEVYIGYLRRKIDTPFRVRSIETVRGAGYRLAADGR; this is translated from the coding sequence ATGCGTGTCCTCGTCGTCGAAGACCATCCCATGCTGGGGCGCGCCCTGGTCCATGGGCTCACCACCGAGGGATTCGCCGTGGACCTCGCCACCGACGGGGAGGAGGGGCTGTACAGAGTCGGCGAGACCGCCTATGACGCCATCGTGCTGGACATCATGCTGCCGCGGGTCAATGGTTACGACGTGTGCCGGCGGCTCCGGGCCGCCGAGGACTGGACCCCCGTACTGATGCTCACCGCCAAGGACGGCGAGTACGACGAGGCCGACGGGCTGGACATCGGCGCGGACGACTACCTCACCAAACCCTTTTCCTACGTCGTCCTGACCGCCCGGCTGCACGCCCTGATCCGGCGCGGCCACAGCCCCAGACCTCCGGTCCTGAGCGTCGGGGACCTCCTCCTGGACCCGGGAGGCCGCACCTGTGTGCGCGCCGGTACTCCCATCGAGCTGACCACCCGTGAGTTCTCGCTGCTCGAATATCTGGTACGCCACGAGGGCCAGGTGGTGAGCAAACAGGAGATCCTCACCCATGTCTGGGCCGAGCACTTCGATCTGGACCCCAATGTCGTCGAGGTCTACATCGGCTATCTGCGACGCAAGATCGACACTCCCTTCAGGGTGCGGTCGATCGAAACCGTCCGCGGGGCGGGATACCGCCTCGCGGCCGACGGCAGGTGA
- a CDS encoding sensor histidine kinase — translation METPAVPLAPRRVPATSGTRVRLPHWRGLGLRIRLTLAATLVTALGLFLAGALLVVSQHASLIRSLDDSARQRALIIAADLDKGRAVRPLPASGTGDDVTQIVDHRGRVIAASGNVTGEPALFRTLKPDPGGEPSVRTADGVPLGDQGTYRVATVSAGSTHAPKTVYVGLATAQADHSVDELVAELAVGLPVLTALLAAAGWHITGRALVPVERLRRQAAEITATDLHRRLDLPPAADEMRRLGATLNDLLARLDEATAHQRQFVADAAHELRSPVAAVRAELETAARHPRTDFSARLPDLLEETVRLGRLIDDLVRLARLDATPATALTADVDLDDLVRAEVGRLHVRPGVAVVRGRIRPARVRGDADALSRAVRNLLDNAVRYARHRVEVTLDTAREEAVLSVQDDGAGIAPVDRERVFERFTRLDDARSRDVGGSGLGLAIVRDVTTHHGGRVAVEGDGPGARLVLRLPLAM, via the coding sequence ATGGAGACCCCCGCCGTGCCCCTGGCCCCCCGCAGGGTCCCGGCGACATCAGGGACGCGCGTCCGGCTCCCCCATTGGCGCGGGCTGGGCCTGCGGATACGGCTGACACTCGCCGCCACGCTCGTCACCGCGCTCGGTCTGTTCCTGGCGGGCGCGCTGCTGGTGGTCAGCCAGCACGCTTCTCTCATCCGCAGCCTGGACGACAGCGCCCGCCAGCGTGCGCTGATCATCGCAGCCGACCTGGACAAGGGCCGGGCGGTGCGGCCGCTGCCCGCCTCCGGCACCGGTGACGACGTGACCCAGATCGTCGACCACCGGGGCCGGGTGATCGCGGCGTCCGGGAACGTCACGGGGGAACCCGCGCTGTTCCGGACGCTGAAACCGGACCCCGGCGGCGAACCGTCGGTGCGCACCGCCGACGGGGTCCCGCTGGGCGACCAGGGGACCTACCGCGTCGCCACCGTGTCGGCCGGATCGACGCACGCCCCCAAGACCGTGTACGTGGGGCTCGCCACCGCCCAGGCCGACCACAGCGTGGATGAGCTGGTCGCCGAGCTGGCAGTGGGCCTTCCGGTACTGACGGCCCTGCTCGCCGCCGCCGGATGGCATATCACCGGGCGGGCGCTGGTGCCGGTGGAGCGGCTGCGCCGCCAAGCCGCGGAGATCACCGCCACCGATCTGCACCGTCGGCTGGATCTGCCGCCGGCCGCCGACGAGATGAGGCGGCTGGGGGCCACCCTCAACGATCTGCTGGCGCGGCTCGACGAGGCCACCGCTCATCAGCGGCAGTTCGTGGCCGACGCCGCGCACGAGCTGCGCAGCCCGGTGGCTGCCGTACGGGCCGAACTCGAGACCGCCGCCCGCCACCCCCGGACCGACTTCTCGGCCCGGCTGCCCGATCTGCTGGAGGAGACGGTCCGGCTCGGCCGGCTCATCGACGACCTTGTACGGCTGGCCCGTCTGGACGCCACTCCGGCTACCGCGCTCACGGCCGATGTCGACCTGGACGACCTGGTGCGGGCCGAGGTGGGGCGGCTGCACGTCCGCCCCGGTGTGGCCGTCGTCCGCGGCCGCATCCGCCCCGCCCGTGTCCGCGGGGACGCGGACGCCCTGTCCCGGGCCGTGCGCAATCTGCTCGACAACGCCGTCCGGTATGCCCGCCACCGGGTGGAGGTCACCCTGGACACCGCGCGTGAGGAGGCGGTGCTGAGTGTCCAGGACGACGGTGCCGGTATCGCACCCGTCGACCGAGAGCGGGTCTTCGAACGGTTCACCCGGCTGGATGACGCCCGCAGCCGGGACGTCGGCGGCTCCGGGCTGGGGCTGGCCATCGTGCGGGATGTGACCACTCATCATGGCGGCCGGGTGGCGGTGGAGGGCGATGGCCCGGGAGCCCGGCTGGTCCTGCGGCTGCCACTGGCGATGTGA
- a CDS encoding HD domain-containing protein, translating to MTGGIPAAPLTGEELTALVDGLAGLPYGGEAVDQRTHALQTAWLARDAGADDELVVAAALHDIGRARPVRAEHPGLPHEVAGAEFARRRVSERAAWVIAQHVPAKRYLVATDPAYHALLSPASIASLKVQGGPMDEHEATEFAAHPLSADAVALRRWDDAAKDPDGPRLTMPELLAAHARCVEARRT from the coding sequence ATGACCGGCGGGATTCCCGCTGCCCCGCTCACGGGCGAGGAGCTGACCGCACTCGTCGACGGCCTCGCGGGCCTGCCCTACGGCGGAGAGGCCGTCGACCAGCGGACCCACGCGCTGCAGACGGCCTGGCTGGCGAGGGACGCGGGCGCGGACGACGAGCTGGTGGTGGCCGCGGCGCTGCACGACATCGGCCGGGCCCGGCCGGTCCGGGCCGAACACCCGGGCCTGCCGCACGAGGTGGCGGGCGCCGAGTTCGCCCGGCGCCGGGTGAGCGAACGGGCGGCGTGGGTCATCGCCCAGCACGTACCGGCCAAGCGTTATCTGGTGGCGACCGATCCGGCCTACCACGCCCTGCTCAGCCCGGCGTCGATCGCGTCCCTGAAGGTCCAGGGCGGCCCGATGGACGAGCACGAGGCGACGGAGTTCGCGGCGCATCCGCTGTCCGCGGACGCGGTCGCGCTGCGCCGCTGGGACGACGCGGCAAAGGACCCGGACGGCCCGCGGCTCACGATGCCGGAACTCCTGGCGGCCCACGCCCGCTGCGTCGAGGCGCGGCGGACCTGA
- a CDS encoding ATP-binding cassette domain-containing protein: MNTTADSTHSPSENQGTVLSVRALYKSFTLHSIDGRTVPSLRGVDLDVHTGEHVALAGPSGAGKSSLLRCVYRTYLPDSGSVRLRTPAGTVELTTLPDREMARLRGRQFGYVSQFLAAPPRTGPLEVVAATARRRGLDRGEAREAAAAALRRLNLDETLWDVDCGVLSGGERQRVNLAAGTVQPPRLLLLDEPVSALDPANREAALELVDSLAGQGVAVLAVFHDMDAIRRLASRVVFVGDGRIARQGAPEQMLEAAA; encoded by the coding sequence GTGAACACCACCGCCGACTCCACCCACTCCCCATCCGAGAACCAGGGCACCGTGCTGTCCGTACGCGCCCTGTACAAGTCCTTCACCCTGCACAGCATCGACGGGCGGACCGTGCCGTCGCTGCGCGGGGTCGACCTCGATGTGCACACCGGCGAGCACGTCGCCCTCGCGGGCCCCAGCGGTGCGGGCAAGTCCTCGCTGCTGCGCTGTGTGTACCGCACCTACCTGCCGGACTCGGGTTCCGTACGGCTGCGCACGCCGGCCGGGACGGTCGAGCTGACCACGCTGCCCGACCGGGAGATGGCCCGGCTGCGCGGCCGGCAGTTCGGCTATGTCTCACAGTTCCTCGCCGCACCGCCGCGCACCGGCCCGCTGGAGGTCGTCGCGGCGACCGCCCGGCGGCGCGGGCTCGACCGGGGCGAGGCGAGGGAGGCCGCCGCGGCCGCGCTGCGCCGGCTGAACCTCGACGAGACGCTGTGGGACGTCGACTGCGGTGTCCTCTCCGGCGGTGAGCGCCAGCGGGTGAACCTCGCCGCGGGCACGGTGCAGCCGCCCCGGCTGCTGCTGCTCGACGAGCCGGTCTCCGCGCTGGACCCGGCCAACCGGGAGGCCGCGCTGGAGCTGGTGGACTCGCTGGCGGGGCAGGGCGTCGCCGTCCTCGCCGTCTTCCACGACATGGACGCCATCCGGCGGCTGGCGTCCCGGGTGGTATTCGTCGGGGACGGACGGATCGCCCGGCAGGGCGCGCCGGAGCAGATGCTGGAGGCCGCGGCATGA
- a CDS encoding alpha-D-ribose 1-methylphosphonate 5-triphosphate diphosphatase, whose protein sequence is MNTGLVSSGPAEAPAQGWTLGGPPRDYVLGHVRAVLPDRLLDDALVAVRDGRIAAVEPHPAGVEADVDGQGMLCLPGLVDVHSDGLEKELLPRPGAELPMEFALLSFEGKLRAAGVTTAFHGAAFEESGGRGMRRTLESARRICAAVESRGDDGLVDHRILHRLDIRCPEGLAGLRQRLAEIGGAARGPVLVSHEDHTPGQGQYADRGYYERYLVGTRGVTEEEARVYVDRLIEDRDGRLDVREEALEWLGEQAGAGRIRLLGHDPSSPREIEELCDRGGSVAEFPTTTAAAKAAREHGMPVVMGAPNVLRGHSHNGNASGRELVGRGLVTALASDYLPSGLLSAALLLAEDGLASLPEAVGLVTGGAADVAGLPDRGRLVPGLRADLVLAEPGRPWPVVAAVLRAAPGAPGAFGGDAA, encoded by the coding sequence ATGAACACGGGACTGGTGAGCAGCGGGCCGGCCGAGGCGCCGGCCCAGGGCTGGACGCTGGGCGGCCCGCCCCGGGACTATGTGCTGGGGCACGTACGGGCGGTGCTGCCGGACCGGCTGCTGGACGACGCGCTGGTCGCGGTCCGGGACGGCCGGATCGCGGCGGTCGAACCGCACCCGGCCGGTGTGGAGGCCGATGTCGACGGCCAGGGGATGCTGTGCCTGCCCGGTCTGGTGGATGTGCACAGCGACGGTCTGGAGAAGGAGCTGCTGCCGCGCCCCGGGGCCGAACTGCCCATGGAGTTCGCGCTGTTGTCCTTCGAGGGCAAGCTGCGCGCGGCGGGTGTGACGACGGCGTTCCACGGCGCGGCGTTCGAGGAGAGCGGTGGCCGCGGGATGCGCCGCACCCTGGAGAGCGCACGGCGGATCTGCGCGGCCGTGGAGAGCCGTGGCGACGACGGCCTGGTGGACCACCGGATCCTGCACCGGCTGGACATCCGCTGCCCGGAGGGTCTGGCCGGGCTGCGGCAGCGGCTGGCGGAGATCGGTGGCGCCGCCCGCGGGCCGGTCCTGGTGTCGCACGAGGACCACACGCCGGGCCAGGGGCAGTACGCGGACCGCGGCTACTACGAGCGGTATCTGGTCGGCACCCGCGGGGTCACCGAGGAGGAGGCCCGCGTCTACGTCGACCGGCTGATCGAGGACCGGGACGGCCGGCTCGACGTCCGCGAGGAGGCGCTGGAGTGGCTCGGCGAGCAGGCCGGGGCGGGCCGGATCCGGCTGCTCGGCCACGACCCCAGCTCGCCCCGGGAGATCGAGGAGCTGTGCGACCGGGGCGGCTCGGTCGCGGAGTTCCCCACCACGACGGCGGCCGCGAAGGCCGCACGCGAGCACGGCATGCCGGTCGTGATGGGCGCGCCGAACGTGCTGCGCGGCCACTCCCACAACGGCAACGCGTCCGGCCGTGAGCTGGTCGGCCGCGGCCTGGTCACCGCGCTCGCCTCCGACTACCTGCCGTCGGGGCTGCTCTCGGCGGCGCTGCTGCTCGCCGAGGACGGGCTGGCGTCGCTGCCCGAGGCGGTCGGCCTGGTCACCGGCGGCGCCGCGGACGTGGCCGGGCTCCCGGACCGCGGCCGGCTCGTGCCGGGTCTGCGGGCCGATCTGGTGCTGGCCGAACCGGGCCGCCCCTGGCCCGTCGTCGCGGCCGTCCTGCGCGCGGCCCCGGGAGCCCCGGGAGCCTTTGGAGGTGACGCGGCATGA
- the phnH gene encoding phosphonate C-P lyase system protein PhnH, whose protein sequence is MTAVETEPAPAAGAAGTAELVTAAKLGPAQAQGVFRAVLDALARPGTVTRFPADAPGAVPPALLPVLALADLGTGVRVLEDEGSHRWSDVVSVATNAPAVPLEEARLAAAVRPVTAEEIRRLARGTADAPEDGAVLCLPVAALEGGPSTWRLSGPGVPGERDIAPQGVPDGFVAARAEAVGGFPAGADLLLATPDGRVMGLPRSTTVTIVADATTGAVADAVAEEED, encoded by the coding sequence GTGACCGCCGTGGAAACAGAGCCGGCACCCGCCGCCGGCGCCGCCGGAACCGCGGAACTGGTGACCGCGGCCAAGCTGGGCCCGGCCCAGGCCCAGGGCGTCTTCCGCGCCGTGCTCGACGCCCTGGCGCGGCCGGGCACGGTGACCCGGTTCCCCGCGGACGCCCCCGGCGCGGTGCCGCCCGCGCTGCTGCCGGTCCTCGCGCTCGCGGACCTCGGCACCGGTGTCCGCGTCCTGGAGGATGAGGGCTCGCACCGCTGGTCGGACGTGGTGAGCGTGGCCACCAACGCCCCCGCGGTGCCGCTGGAGGAGGCGCGGCTCGCCGCCGCCGTACGGCCCGTCACGGCGGAGGAGATCCGGCGGCTGGCCCGGGGCACCGCCGACGCGCCGGAGGACGGCGCCGTGCTGTGTCTGCCGGTGGCCGCGCTGGAGGGCGGGCCGTCCACCTGGCGGCTGTCCGGGCCCGGCGTGCCGGGTGAACGGGACATCGCCCCGCAAGGCGTGCCGGACGGGTTCGTGGCGGCGCGCGCCGAGGCCGTCGGCGGTTTCCCCGCGGGGGCCGATCTGCTGCTCGCCACCCCCGACGGCCGCGTCATGGGCCTGCCGCGCAGCACGACCGTCACGATCGTGGCCGATGCCACGACCGGCGCCGTGGCCGATGCCGTGGCCGAGGAGGAGGACTGA